CTGTTGCTCCTTTCAGCCCGCATGGGAGCAGAGGCAGCCTTCCCCAGGCCGAGCTGGCAGGGCCCGGCCAGGCTGGTCTTCTCTTCCCTTGCCCCAAGATCTTATCTGGTCTGCTCTCCTGCTCCTGAACAGGAGGTCCTCCCCACAGACTCCGCGCTTCCCCGGGCCCTCCTCCTTGGATATCCTTGCTCCAGCTTTTTACTCAGCTCTGGCACAGGCACGCTTCACCTTAGGCCCCCTGTCTCCAGGCACCACACGAGGAAACATAACGCCTGACTTGACACCTTGTTGCAATTCTGTGAGGGGAAGATCATTCTCCCCCACCTGCACCACACCCCCCTCACCTGGCACACTTGGCACTGGTGCTCCCTTGCCCTCCCCAGACCTGGTCCCAGCGATGCCCTGgcagccccagcccaggctgCCTTTCCCCTGTGTGTCAGTGTCTCCTGGGGCGTCAGCTCCTACCTCCAGCTGCCACAGTTCTGTGATCTGGCTGTCACTGCTGCCTGCCTGGCCCCACACAAGGGGAAGGCCAAGACCCGGTGGACAAATGCCAGTGCCAGGGCTGGAGTCACAGagaggtgggagcagagggaaggagagggcagTGCAGTTTCCTAGATGAAGGGCATGGGGCCCTACTTGGTTCAGACTCCCCAGAGCAGGAGGATGGCCTGCAGCCCAGGAGCCGCGGAGGGGCCTGGTGAGTCTCCACCTCCCTCTTGGTAGGCTGCCTCCTTTCTCTGCTCTTGCCTTTCGGAAGGGCCTTCATCCTGGGAGCACAGCCTGGCTTCTCAGAAAGGTGCATAGGTTAGCTCTGGCACCCCCTGCCTTCAGCTAGCTGTCCAGTGGTCTTCAGCGCCCAAGTGCTGCGGGAGCCTCTTCCTTGGTAAGAAGGGAGCAGCCTTTTCCTCAGAAACTCCTGTCAGGCAGGTGAACAGAGAGCAGAAGATAGGGATGAAGAACACCATGTGGGCTTGACCTTCAGGTGCCTTCCATCCAGTGCAGTTGGCAAGACGAGACCCCCACAGGACACCACCACCAGCAAACAGTCCTAAGTGGTACCGTCAGGGAAGAAAGAGTGGGTACAGAAAGGGTGTCCTGGAGGAAGCTGGGGCTTCCTGATCTGCCTACTTGGCGCTCCCCCAGAGGTTATGGGGAGACCCTTGGGGAACTGACCACTATAGGACGCTTTAGGGGTCCAGCCGGTAAAGGGGACAGCTAGTTTCAAGGGAAGGGAACACTGTGTTTGTTGCAGACCCTGTCACCTCTTGCTTTAATTCACCCTTCTTTATTAAGTCCTCTACCCTTGTGCCCTTATTCGGTAAATTTATTGCCCTCACCTTTTGCTTAAGCCTAGCACTGGACACTGGGCTCTCACAACGTTCTCCCCCTCGTGACATCTCTAGGAGCCAAGGAGGGACACTTTTGTGTAGGTGGTCACCAGCCAAGGATCCAGGTACTCATgtcctgctcctcctgcctcccgTTCTGGGTCAGAAACAGGGACCCCAGAACCACCTTGCCCTTGGCCCAGGCTTGCATGCTCTCCCCAGCCAGAGTCTCCAGTCAAAGTCCCAGAGgcccagggggtgcctggatggcatagtcggttgagtggctgactcttggtttcacctcaggtcatgatctcagggtcccgagatagagctccccaccccccacatcaggctccatgctcagagagCATGCCCCTCACACTCTTGCTTACACCTCccctgtctgataaataaatcatggaaaaaaaaattcccaggccTGAAAATCTTGCTTCCTCCCCAATGCACTCTGTCCCGACTCGGAATGTCTGCGCCTACCCActcaccaaacacacacaaactccTCCACTGCTTCCTGACCCGAGATACACCTTGCTCTTCTGAGTCTGAGAGCTGCTGGGCCAGGGAAAAGTGACTCTTGCTCTTATCTGAgcacccctctgcccctctccctccttctcctcctcccctcctcggTCCTAGCTCAAAGCCCGCAGTCACAGTGCTAGTGTGAGGACAGCCTAGTGTACCTCACCCTCTCGACTCCATCCCAGTTCCTAAGTGCTAAGTGCTCTTGTAACCTGAGTCCGGCCTCTGGGGCAGAAGACTAACGCAAGTGAAGTGGAGGGCCAGGCTGCCAGGGCGTGACACGTCCAAGGTCAGCGAAGCTGGCATGGGAAGATAGCTCAGGGCACTGGGGTGGAGGGCTGAGCAGTCCAAGGACAGATGCCTCGGCAGGGAGAGACCTGCAGAGCCAGGAGGGGGCATACCCAGCAGGGTCCCCCCACCAAGCACTCGTGAGGGCTTTTAAAGCAGTCACCAGATAGACTAGATGGCGAGAGGAGAAGCAGCCGTGTCGTTCCTGGTGAGGCTGGCATGTTCCTGAAAAGTCACACGCGCCTCTTTGTGCGCCAGCAGGGCTGGAGTTCAGGCCTCGAGAAAACCAATCCCTGTTCAGCCCTGCATGCAGCTCTCAGTACGGAGAGGCCGAGGCCTCATTCTGCTGGTGCTTCAGAGAGCAGGGGTTCCAGTCCCTCTAGGCTTCAGATTCAGCCTCCCTCGAAGCAGCACATgagttagaagaaaatatttaagtgccCTGAGGAAGGCCCCCATTTCTGAAGGGTGGTTCTGTTGTGCAGCCAAGACCTCTGCACTGATGCGAATCTACAGCCTCTAAAACGGACAGGAGAAAGCCCACATTTCGGGTGTCAACTTATCGTAGGGGAAGCCAGATGCAGAAtcaaaagcagaaggaaacaaGTGCGTGATGGGATCAGGATACAGGATCTAGGAGGTACAATGTGCCGGGGCCTTCTGAGTGGCCACTGTCTAGTGCCTGGCTGAGTGCTCAGTCAGTTCAAGGTAGTTCTTCTCTGCTGGCTTGGAGTCTGGATGTTTCCCCGGCCAGAGTCTGAGCCACCATCCCATCCTGGTTTTGGCCTCCCCCCACTTAGGGCCTTTTACTCCAGCCCTCCTTCCCTTACTGCCACCAACATTCACAGTCCTGGGTGCTGAATATTTGGAGGTGATACCCTACCCATCTGGGCACTCTCCATGCCCACTCTACCGCTGCAGCCGTAATCTGTGTCATCGACCCACACCCACTCCGCCCCTAGCAGTCGGGGTCACAGGCTCAAGAACCAAGGCCTCACACGATCAAGGCTCCTTCCCTGCACCTGGCCACACTCTCAGCACAGTCCTTCCTGCCCTGAGTGTGCCTGGTATGGGACTCCTCATCAGCATCATTCCTACCCCCCTCAGTGGTCAGGGAGGGCCTTTAAGGGACCCCAAAACATAGGGCAGAAGCTGCAGCAGctggggtcaggggtgggggtgctTAGTGAaggtccttccctcctctctgcttccctgGCCCAGCCCTTTTGCAAATGGCTTTATGATAGACAAAAGTGGCCTCCTGCCCCACCGCCCCAAAGTGTGAAcataatttatgttttcattcttgTTACGTGGGTAGGTTTTAATTCTCACTGGGGAAGGAGCTGATGCATTAACCCACCCCAACCAGAAGCACAGAAATGTGGCTGGTAAACAGTAGGGTCCTAACAGGTCCGTGACTTTTCTTGGAGAAGGCGAAGTGGGGGACtagaatgtgtgtatgtgcacagtGGGCTTGCGTGTCTGAGACAGCAGCAGGCCCCCGGAGCCTGGGTGGGGAGGGCCCAAAGGACAAACCTCGCCTGCTTTTGGCCCAAGAGGAGGATAACTGCCTGGAAATTGTGTGCAAACGGAGGAGAAATCACTAGAGCCAAGGAGCCAACAGAGGAACTAAAGCATGAGGAtgctggaggaaggaggagggaaaggaaaagcagcCAGGGGTATGACTGGGGGGCTAGCAGCCAACGGGTGGTGATACGGAAACTGTGAGCTAGTTGTGGAGATGCCCGGATGGGTGGAAATGGGGCTTCGGGGGCCGGGATATAGCTGAAGGCGAATCCAGTGGTGTGGGAGGAGAGAGCATGGGATTTGTGATCACTGACCTCAGAAGCCATATTTCTGTAGGCCAGCCCTGGACTGGGCATTGCACAGGTTCCCTGCAATCCGCCTTCTGCCCAGCACCATCTCACCTCCCTGTTCGGCCTGCTTCCAGAGCCCAGGCTTGTTTCCAGAGCGCAAGCTCGCCTTCCCTGGCTGTGCTGCAGCCTTTGTGAGAGCCGGCCCAGGTGACTTCTCCCTCACTGCACCCAAGAACACCCAGCACCACTCGGGTTCCATTGTCAGGGCTTGGCCTGGCATCGGGAGCCTTCTCCTCCAAGCCAGGTGTGGGCAGATGTAGAGCAGAGCGCCAGAGAGCTGGAGGAGAGAAGCCACCAGGAATCTAAATGGCAGGAATTACATCAGACACGGGGTCGGGTGTGATGTGGGGATGAAAGGAGATAAGGCACTCGGTAGGGGAAGGTGCCAGCTGCAGGAGTTCACACTGCTCCTGATGACCAGGCTCGCTGCCTCAAGTGACCATTCACTCATTGGTTCACTCATCCATTCAGATAATATTTCTTGGCCTCTAAGAATATATGACTAGCACCCAGCTTAAggcacacagagacacagggtCAGAgacaacccccccacacacaccccagccaTGCCCACAGGGAGATTACAGGGATCTCCCTGTGATCAGCAAGGGAGCCTCGGGGATGCCAAAAAACTGATGAGATGTCcaggggtgagggatggggtCTCAAGTCCTCAAAGGTGGGTCACCTGCAGATTGAAGGATGTCAGAGGACAATGACATGATGTTCTGGATTTGCTGTAGAATActtccacaaaggaaaaaaaacaaaagggataACGAAAGCCTCTGTGAAACCACCTGGATAACTGTTGAATCTGGGTGATGGGGACATGGTGGCAGGGGATTCATTTCATTGTATGTGTGAAATGTTTTTAGTATATCCGTTGCCAGGGTGCAATGGGGAGTTTCTGCTCGCTGCGCCCTGACCAAGGGCAGACATATGCCCCATACTCTACCCACGTGTTCTAAATGAAGAACATGTTTGTGCCTGCCAGAAACACGGTAGAACTGCCAAAGGGACGTAAAGTCAGCTCCATACATTGCAAGATGTGAGTAGTAGGTTTTGGCCCAGGCCAGTGTAAAAATGGCAAACTGTTCACCAAGATGGAAGGTCAAAGCAAAGAGAAGCCTTGATGAGGACTACCTCTGCCCATTCGCGTCAGCCCTCTTGGCTAACAGGCTTTCCTCTTCCCGCAGGGCCCCTGCTGCAGCCTGCTGATGGCaaggggctggaggagggcaaCATCCGCCACCTGGTGCAGCCCAGAGGCTCGAGGAATGGACCGGGGCCCTGGCAGGGCGGTCGGAGGAAATTTCGCCGCCAGCGGCCACGCCTCTCCCACAAGGGCCCCATGCCTTTCTGAAGCAGGTACTTGAGCCTTTGGTCAGTGGGCAGcgaaggagcaggggagggacggCCTGGAAGGTAGGTGACTCTGCTGCGTCTCGCAGGCCAGACACCCACACCAAGCCCTTCCAGGCCCGCACACAACATTGGGGCTTACAGAGCACCTATCTTACCCCTTTGTTTTATGGACTTGgagaccaaggcccagagaggggcttGACACCTGGGGCTGAACTCCTGACTCCCCAGGAATGGGGTGCCAACTCCCCTCCACTCTGCTGCCTAGGGTTGGGCAGGCTGGCCCAGTTGGAGAGTTCTAGAAGTCCTGGGCGGACCTTGCTGAGCCAGAGAAGAGTGCTTCAGGGTATTCTACTGGTGTGCAGGGTGGATCTTCaccagagtgggggagggaagcagagggccttgggggacagcaggcagagaagaagagagcTGCCCAGAGccatgggaaagaaagaaaaatccaaggcAATAGCAGAGAAAGCAAGGCCTGAGCTTGCCCCTGAGGCCTGGCCTGCTCTCTCACCCCTATACCCCCGACAAAGTGGCACCAACTCAGGGACCTTGGGCTTTAGATTCAGGGTTGTGGGAAGAGGGAAACGAAGGctgtctcctttcctttcccagctGGTTCCTTTGACCTAGGACATGTCGGTGACTTCTTCTCTGGTCATTTTTGTCTCTTTAGGACTGAAGAGGCCCCTGAGTGCCCGCCCCCTGCGAATCTGGCTACTCCATAGATTGGTCTGCTTCTCTGGAGCCCTCACTTCCGTTCGCCTCTCTTCTCACACCTGTCCTCACTGCTGATGGTCCCGACTCTTCTCACCCACCAGCTGCCCCGAATGGCGTGGACCTGCCCCTAGTTCGGATGGTTCCCTTTTTTTCCACGGATCCGTCCAGCTCCTCTTCCTGGCCCTCCCCTGGACTGACTTTGGAGACCCAGCACTGGAAGGCCGGCCTTCTCCCcggccctccccttcccctagtcCCCACTGCTCCCTGCCCAACAGCCCAAGCTCCGCCCAGCCCTTCCTTCCCTCACCAGGGCTGGGTGGGGAACATTCCCTTCTTCAGGGGGCTCCAGCAGGTCCCAGGCTTTTGAGTCAAAGGGACCCTTCACCCTTCAAGGAGGTGCTGGTTAGAGGGGCTGGGGGCATTGATTGGGATGTGCACAAGGTGCCTTGGGGGGCATTGGAATGGGGTTCCGTCCTCTGgcaaaggggagtgggaaagcaTTGGAGAAGAGGAGGACTAGCTGCTGTGGCCTTTTCCACATGCCATGTTTGGCTTCAGGAAGAGGTGAAGGAGAGGGGCCATGAAGTACTGTGtcacctctctgtgtctcctaaCACtaccccccacctcaccccccaactccctccctcccttgcccgCTAGTTCAAGCTCTCACTCAGGAGATGGTTCTGTATCCTCCCAGGAGCAAAAGCCAAACAGGACGAGTGTTTTTTGCCAAGAATCAAAGAATGTCAGAGCCAAAATGAACCTTGATGATCACTTAGCTCTGCCTCCTTATGCAAACTCATGTAAAACCAGGCCTGGAGAGGGACAGGGACCTATTCTTATTCGGGGTCACCGCACAGCCAGAATGAGGACCCAGGTCTCCCCACTCCCACTTGATGATGTCCTCTTCCCTCTTgatattttttcaaaacacattGAGTGCCTTTCCCGTGGTTGGGGCTGGGGAtggctgggaagggaggggcaggccAGCTACGAACTGCCCCATGGCGGTATGGGGACCCAGCTactcctgcctccctggcctgCCCCTGCTGGTCCATTCCCCAACCTGGGCTGAAAAGGTCCCTGGCCAGCTGCCCCCTTCCCGCAGCGCTACCAAAGCCCGTGTGTTCTCACAGGGACAGCTCAGGTACTGAGTCTCCCACGCCAGCCCCAATACTGGTTTTCGCTAGCCAGGATGTAGCCTTAAGTAATTGGACTCGGTAGCCTTCCCTTCACGTTGATTGGACCTTCTTTCCCAGTGGCCTTTCCTTAAGGGAGGGGCaagggggagaagaaggaagggagggaaggaaggagagaaggaagaaaggaaggaaagctggGAGGAAATACAGGTCTGAGCAGGCTTCCTTCTCAGAGGCCTCCCAggagggaggaaatgggaaaCCAGAGCCTGATGGCCCACCTATGTATGTGTGGGGACAGGGGGGGTCAGGGCCCTCCGAGTCCCATGGTAACCCCGATGTCGCCTAACCACCTCTCCCCCTCACttccgctgctgctgctgctgctgctgccgctgctgcttcAAGGCCCACCCTGAGGAGCTGGGCTGAGCACCCGCTTCCCCCACAGCCCTCAGGCTGGCAGTGGGGACTGGCCAGGGTCCAGAAAGCCTCGTCGGCCACTGGTGCCCCCACCCGGGCTTGGgtcttctttcccctcctcctttctgcGTCTCCTGCCTCAGCAGCTGTCCAGCCAGCCCCGTGGGTTAGGGGGGAAAGTTGGTCAAGTCCAGAGACACAGGGCAGAAGAGAGCAGTAGGTGGCTGGGGTCCTGTCTTATTTAAAATGATTGTGTATGATTCTTCTACTAATTTATACAAAGATATTAAGGCCCTTTTCTTCAAGAAATTGTCTCCTTCCCATAATTGTGTTCACTGTGTTTGTAAAGATTGTTCTGTGTAAATATGTCTTTATAATAAAGAGTTAAAAGCTGACAACTCACCCTTACTCTTGAAGATCATGTTCAGGAGGGGCATTCCTGTCCCCCGAGGTCCACAGTTGTCCCCGTGCCCATATACTGCCCTTGCACGGAGGGAAGTGCCTGCATCCCAGATCGATTCCAGGTCAAATGGCCTCAAACCACTTGGCCACAAACTCATGAAAGGAACCTCTGTGCTTAATGACCGGTTCCCATAACGTTCAGTCCACTTTTAAGTGTTTGGGCATCTGTTTGGatgtccttttatttcttcctttggtgCCATTTAAAGCTTTTTACAAAGCAATTGGTATAAAGACATTCTGGTTAAAGGTGGGATTCCTACTCAAAGCTGTTTTATATCCTTGGTGGGTGTCTTCTAATTTTATCTACTTTTGAACACTTTCGGGACTTTTTAGTCAGGTTGCCTTTCCTGAAAATGGTTATGTTTCCTGCAATAAGTACACTTGGTAATGACTTTGTTATGTATCATTTTATGTTTCACAAAATAGAGCTGCTTGATAAATGAGAaagcctgaaaaataaaataaaataaaaataaaaatacaattctgCCCCATCTGTCTCACTTCTTCATGCTTGCTGTCGAAACGCCAATATCTTGCAGAACAGAGAGGAGCATGGGTACACGCTAATTTGGTTAATCAACTCATTAGGTGCACACAGGCATACACAATGCAGAGTACCACCTAGCGAGAAGAAGACGGGTGTGATCAGAAAGGTGCGTTCGATAAATATTGTGGAATATTCTACAGACTTGGCAGGTATTTGgtgttagaaatacagaattttaagaaAGAGTCTGCAAACAAACTTGTTAAaaagcttgttaaaaaaaaaaacctgttcaataggagataaaacagaaaaagccacacacacgcacatgaaATAATCTCATCATTGACAAAATGCTGCAGATTGTGAcatagtgatttaaaaatatgacattatGCTGGAATTGCCTCTTAGGAAAATTGGTACAAAATGCCTTCTTTCAAAATTACTACTTTGACTTTTAGGCAAACTGGTCGTCAGAGTAACTGGTTAGGCAGAGGGGTTTAGGTGGGCTGGCTTTATGCTGATTGGTCTGTTCCCTCCCTCATCACCCCCAAAGCTCTAATTTTACATGAACCAAGGAGAAGGGGGtggtggcagggctggggaacTTAATACCCACCCAGAAGTGTGCAGCTTCcagaactcttttaaaaataactctttttaTCATCCTAAcgactgggtggcacagtccctGAGCCCCGTTTTACAAGTGAGAAATGAGAAAACGAGCTCAGAGAAGTGAAACCAATAAGTGAATCTAGAATCTGGACTTCAAATTCTAGAATGCAAATACTTTCTATGGTCCTATAGAAGATCCCGGAGAGGGAAGACTTAAGTACAAAGTGTGTTTGGTATTCTCAGTAAGT
Above is a genomic segment from Neovison vison isolate M4711 chromosome X, ASM_NN_V1, whole genome shotgun sequence containing:
- the APLN gene encoding apelin → MNLRRCVQALLLLWLSLTAACGGPLLQPADGKGLEEGNIRHLVQPRGSRNGPGPWQGGRRKFRRQRPRLSHKGPMPF